Proteins encoded in a region of the Bactrocera tryoni isolate S06 chromosome 4, CSIRO_BtryS06_freeze2, whole genome shotgun sequence genome:
- the LOC120774214 gene encoding uncharacterized protein LOC120774214, with protein MSTEDEFLNWLRRNELSFLENFKFALKAWNSAEFTLSSKYDIVLNWLSTAAVKIPIEQMPFEEFTELLQMRAQPGLIVQDTKKKFVEMILKLANKCAESSKVVTNCDWPKLLCHLCDFEVLQDLFRTDYEIHAQVYASLLNCYELYLKKFKSSNQPINSTKTKIINTANETKFFSSILGHLRDHIKRTGDTARYDKCYRLYILQPLVRVVLTLRTHSLCFFDELLQLERLLTDELQDETLVQRIMQLPLFVRLLTLECTLVNRRGVESYIQHLLQRVFKELAKEIEKVGQKDSLKAKMMITAGAYTLEILRKHDISLNFKMDLENQPPALTYLGEELFKCIQQGKQDYLREVLMLLCAALRLNPLILEQDIFQITTWMIVAEKKDQEEQILFGDYLVSLMDMFRRLSRAEKLVFNMLKSLKEWLNKFEIVTNKKTEKTLKRKSRGGDENTTKKSKPHRAELDTDIDYLHIIFEEFHNVSTEINSESNNEVEHSFPYLRAAWPSKSVGVAFSKLITGLVSKPSLVIWKSLLYSLRELLKNLHDKTGVRYEENNQFLLDLHAALLCQYFAGSRLAEQYDKFSNEINEQLRVTEEGLSEFAQLLLAQEHNERKLNAFLECAFHTSYFKLLLHYYRPDGNKENSPAPEQLHAFLNTEEWTLLEERIMNFGKSQSKYLYNRLKLQGAQAISLLKLTAESSAVDLQSILPLTNEDNLKYDVVTLLQKMPSMKWTLSRMNQHDKASILPRLLDTKAEINVIAEDLDSLEILAMAVCARFSQHFETVSKGSILASLNCNFNSLNEYIRADQNAADKKLIKLKKIIETLAETEYKVKELPVPEEIEKVLHLCRQLPLGHLRRQNKCLVFALFLAFYSDLSATNKIEANKYASDVFEIILDFLHFGPHIPIFKYFSLSTILKILPVARLWQFYEFIFSSIKSEEKGSEQFLTSLAENLESAQSSDCKLDEDQRRLLLLAIETLAAISGPSAKRIRKYFDRILAIYSKYINGYFNKQAAKESDASLNNSVKKDKKFVEKTLAGFAPFVNSVLTIAAAGIDNGVDKSTVLVDENFRRICKIYIGHSMDYRNPYAIRLLQVALNHRQLLHLDQDEIEFVLSHYWQQINADLKNSSVNETNTGKTTETAVKMIIGNKTNEDLLLTLQSLSNNLDDIKDFRNILRCLELIAKCSFSTIKGAIFNDKFKSITCNIILRLGKDEKQQFVDKEQVLALLAAQQSLVENKMIPISTDTLDDILSLLMDINIKQFPLSENNLDTFKQLHCAMSGLFGSLIRQRHVLLMDRVPQFMHIFKDLIQSIVWYKSDRQKDAALSANELDDLAELAMKLEALMHLIASHSVHVKRVAPFVLTFVISLIVANKRATTLYPKIKTHIDSICYDLIGICDHRVGRFILRCSNEAARQVYELYVKDHKKYHKFKGKV; from the exons atgTCGACGGAAGACg aaTTTTTGAATTGGCTGCGTCGCAATGAATTATCATTTCttgagaattttaaatttgcattgAAAGCTTGGAATTCGGCCGAGTTTACGCTCTCAAGTAAATATGACATAGTCCTGAATTGGTTATCCACAGCAGCAGTAAAGATACCGATAGAACAAATGCCTTTTGAGGAGTTTACTGAACTGTTACAAATGCGCGCTCAACCGGGCCTTATTGTTCAAgatacaaaaaagaaatttgttgaaatgattttgaaattaGCCAACAAATGTGCCGAAAGCAGTAAAGTAGTAACGAATTGTGATTGGCCAAAACTTTTGTGCCATCTGTGTGATTTTGAAGTTTTACAAGATTTATTTCGCACAGATTATGAGATACATGCGCAAGTTTATGCATCATTACTTAATTGCTATGaattatatttaaagaaatttaagtcATCGAATCAACCAATTAATTCtaccaaaactaaaattataaatactgCAAACGAAACCAAATTCTTTTCCAGTATTCTTGGTCACTTACGAGATCACATTAAAAGAACCGGCGATACTGCCCGCTATGACAAATGTTATCGCTTGTATATTTTGCAGCCACTTGTTCGTGTGGTTCTAACGCTGCGGACGCATTCTCTTTGCTTCTTTGATGAATTATTACAATTAGAGCGTCTTTTAACGGATGAATTGCAAGATGAAACTTTGGTACAACGTATAATGCAATTGCCCCTATTTGTAAGACTTTTAACACTGGAATGTACTCTTGTCAACAGACGAGGCGTTGAAAGTTATATTCAACATTTGTTGCAGCGTGTATTCAAAGAActtgcaaaagaaatcgaaaaaGTTGGACAAAAAGATTCTCTTAAAGCGAAAATGATGATAACCGCAGGTGCTTATACTTTGGAAATTTTGCGTAAACATGACATCAGTCTAAATTTCAAAATGGATTTGGAAAATCAACCACCCGCACTGACTTACTTGGGTGAAGAGCTTTTTAAGTGCATTCAACAAGGTAAACAAGATTATTTGCGTGAGGTTTTAATGCTATTGTGCGCAGCTTTGCGTCTAAATCCACTTATTTTGGAGCAAGACATCTTCCag ataacAACTTGGATGATAGTCGCGGAAAAGAAGGACCAAGaagaacaaattttatttggcGATTATCTTGTATCCCTAATGGATATGTTTAGACGTTTAAGTCGAGCGGAGAAACTGGTTTTCAACATGCTCAAAAGCCTTAAAGAATggttaaacaaatttgaaattgtaacaaataaaaaaactgaaaaaacctTGAAACGAAAATCGAGAGGAGGGGATGAAAACACGACTAAGAAATCAAAACCCCACAGAGCAGAATTAGACACCGACATAGATTATTTGCATATTATCTTCGAAGAGTTTCATAATGTGTCAACAGAAATCAACAGCGAAAGCAATAACGAAGTCGAGCATTCTTTTCCATATCTCCGAGCAGCTTGGCCGtcaaaaagtgttggagttgcattttcaaaattaataaccGGACTCGTGTCTAAACCTTCTCTAGTAATTTGGAAGTCATTGCTTTATTCCTTAAGGGAGTTGCTAAAAAACTTACATGACAAAACTGGTGTACGATATGAAGAGAATAACCAGTTCCTCTTGGATTTACATGCCGCTTTACTTTGTCAATATTTTGCCGGTAGCCGCCTGGCCGAACAATATGATAAATTTTCGAACGAAATAAATGAACAGCTTCGAGTTACCGAAGAAGGTCTTTCTGAATTTGCACAGTTGCTACTTGCCCAAGAGCATAATGAACGTAAATTAAATGCATTTCTGGAATGTGCCTTTCATACTAGTTACTTCAAACTTCTATTGCACTACTATCGTCCAgatggaaataaagaaaactcaCCAGCTCCAGAGCAATTACATGCATTTCTGAATACCGAAGAGTGGACATTATTAGAAGAACGCATAATGAATTTTGGCAAATCGCAAAGCAAATATCTTTATAATCGCCTGAAGCTTCAAGGTGCTCAAgcaatttcacttttaaaattAACAGCAGAAAGCAGTGCAGTTGACCTGCAATCTATATTGCCTCTCACGAATGAAGACAACTTGAAATATGACGTCGTGACGCTATTGCAAAAAATGCCTAGCATGAAGTGGACTCTCAGTCGCATGAACCAGCACGACAAGGCTAGCATATTACCACGCCTGCTTGATACAAAAGCTGAAATAAACGTAATTGCAGAAGATTTGGACTCTTTAGAAATACTGGCAATGGCCGTATGCGCACGTTTTTCCCAACATTTTGAAACTGTTTCGAAGGGTTCCATTCTGGCTTCTTTAAATTGTAATTTCAACTCGTTAAACGAATATATACGTGCGGACCAGAATGCAGCAGATAAAAAGTtgataaagttgaaaaaaattatcgagACACTCGCTGAAACTGAGTATAAAGTGAAAGAACTTCCCGTGCCTGAGGAAATAGAAAAGGTTTTACATCTTTGTCGACAATTACCACTGGGACATTTACGAAGGCAAAATAAATGCTTggtatttgcattatttttagcattttacAGCGATTTGAGTGCAACGAACAAAATAGAAGCTAATAAATATGCTTCGGATgtctttgaaataattttag ATTTTCTTCATTTTGGTCCACATATACCgatcttcaaatatttttctttgtcgacaattttaaaaattctaccTGTTGCAAGGTTGTGGCAATTCTATGAATTCATCTTTTCTTCCATCAAATCCGAGGAAAAAGGTAGCGAGCAGTTTCTCACTTCTTTGGCCGAAAACTTAGAATCCGCACAAAGTTCCGATTGTAAACTAGATGAAGATCAGAGACGTCTTCTGCTACTCGCCATAGAAACCCTCGCTGCAATTAGTGGTCCTAGCGCTAAACgcatacgaaaatattttgaccGTATTTTAGCAATTTACTCCAAATATATAAACGGGTACTTTAATAAGCAAGCCGCAAAAGAATCAGATGCTTCATTAAATAACTCTGTAAAGAAAGATAAGAAATTTGTTGAGAAAACTTTAGCTGGTTTCGCGCCATTTGTGAATTCTGTACTAACGATCGCGGCAGCTGGCATCGATAATGGTGTTGATAAGTCGACCGTATTAGTGGATGAAAACTTTCGTcgtatttgtaaaatatacatTGGCCACTCT ATGGACTACCGCAATCCGTATGCCATACGTCTGTTGCAAGTGGCGTTAAATCATCGACAACTTTTGCATTTGGATCAAGATGAAATAGAGTTTGTGCTTAGTCACTATTGGCAACAAATAAACGCAGATTTGAAAAACTCAAGCGTAAATGAAACGAATACTGGGAAAACGACAGAGACAGCAGTTAAAATGATTATTGGTAATAAAACCAATGAAGATTTGCTACTAACACTACAGAGTTTGAGCAACAATTTGGATGATATAAAggattttagaaatattttaagatgCCTTGAATTAATAGCAAAATGTTCCTTTAGCACGATTAAAGGCGCT ATttttaatgataaatttaaaTCCATCACATGCAACATTATATTACGTCTTGGAAAAGATGAGAAGCAGCAATTTGTGGACAAGGAACAAGTTTTGGCACTATTGGCAGCGCAGCAATCGTTAGTCGAAAATAAAATG ATCCCCATTTCAACGGACACTTTGGACGACATACTTTCACTTCTTATGGATatcaatataaaacaatttcCACTATCTGAAAATAATTTGGATACATTTAAACAATTACATTGTGCAATGAGTGGCTTATTCGGCAGTCTGATTAGACAAAGGCATGTACTACTTATGGATCGTGTACCTCaatttatgcacatatttaagGACCTCATACAATCTATTGTTTGGTACAAGAGTGACAGACAAAAAGATGCGGCATTATCGGCCAATGAGTTGGACGATTTAGCGGAGCTGGCAATGAAATTAGAGGCTCTAATGCATTTAATAGCTTCGCATAGCGTACATGTTAAGCGTGTTGCACCATTTGTGCTTACTTTTGTTATAAGCCTAATTGTTGCAAATAAGCGCGCAACAACTTTATATCCGAAG ATCAAAACGCACATTGATAGTATATGCTATGATTTGATCGGAATTTGCGATCACCGGGTTGGACGTTTTATATTACGTTGTTCTAATGAAGCGGCCCGGCAGGTATACGAGTTGTATGTTAAAGATCATAAAAAGTACCACAAATTTAAGGgtaaagtgtaa
- the LOC120775169 gene encoding transcription factor grauzone-like isoform X1: MGMICRLCLQNLTQENAIYLFESPHTESKLIKLITKYFHLEVAQDDPISTSLCEDCGDHLEEFHKFWIFVDLKQSSLGSEFLDVKCNKVEDVTPVLIDVTGENIDNQEEILLDLKDISVSHDMNIFDLATTSESINVKPDIKFDLDEECGNVVAEDDWRNDNESIEDDIPLINLKEKIETISKSTKSNVTSYARVKKIKRKLKNVDFRPVKNVLRKEASKLNNEIIGNFMLLNCDICGLCVETYNDLRLHFTQIHKSTAFVKCCGKTFQKPSLLAEHVQWHTNPSKFKCEDCGKQLKSSKCLASHIKIIHSKKEVNHETVCCHICSKVFRGQKCLDNHIRKHEDSRVYNCEICTKSFGTPQRLRKHKEAIHEDLHRHICDVCGKAFKFKPSFERHVLEHQGIIEPPVQCDICGEWSKNKHVHRLHQFKHNNTDADCKYCGRKCRSRTALRGHINYMHKKKYDLQCSFCDKTFKESRNLEEHMATHTGAQLYSCPHCSKECRSKSNMYVHIKRMHANEWIQSKMARSNDPNLKATQNNVS, translated from the exons ATGGGAATGATTTGTCGATTGTGCTTGCAAAATTTAACTCAGGAAAATGcgatatatttatttgagtcTCCTCATACGGaatctaaattaattaaacttataACAAAGTACTTCCACTTGGAG GTAGCGCAAGATGATCCGATATCGACTTCATTGTGTGAAGATTGTGGTgatcatttggaagaattccataagtTTTGGATATTTGTGGATTTAAAACAGAGCTCGTTGGGCAGTGAGTTCCTTGACGTAAAATGTAACAAAGTAGAGGATGTTACACCGGTATTAATCGATGTTACGGGAGAAAATATTGATAATCAAGAAGAAATACTCTTGGATTTGAAGGATATATCTGTCTCACATGACATGAACATCTTCGATTTAGCAACGACCTCCGAAAGTATAAATGTTAAGCCAGACATCAAATTTGATTTAGACGAGGAATGTGGAAATGTCGTAGCAGAAGATGATTGGAGAAATGACAACGAGTCGATTGAAG atGATATTCCATTGAtaaatttgaaggaaaaaattgaaACTATTTCAAAGTCCACAAAAAGCAATGTAACAAGTTATGCTCGTGTTAAGAAAATCAAACGGAAACTTAAAAACGTGGATTTCCGTCCAGTAAAAAACGTATTGAGGAAAGAAGCTTCGAaactaaataatgaaattattggTAATTTTATGTTGCTGAACTGTGATATATGCGGTTTATGTGTTGAGACCTATAATGATCTCCGTTTACATTTCACACAAATCCATAAAAGCACAGCGTTTGTAAAGTGTTGTGGTAAAACATTCCAGAAACCAAGTTTGCTAGCAGAGCACGTTCAGTGGCATACAAACCCCAGTAAATTTAA ATGTGAAGATTGCGGGAAACAATTGAAGTCAAGTAAATGTTTGGCAAGCcacattaaaataattcattCTAAAAAGGAAGTTAATCACGAAACTGTTTGCTGTCATATTTGTTCTAAAGTATTTCGCGGGCAAAAATGTCTCGACAATCATATACGAAAACATGAAGACAGTAGAGTATATAACTGCGAAATATGCACGAAaag CTTTGGAACACCACAACGCTTGCGCAAACACAAAGAGGCCATACACGAGGATCTTCATCGGCACATATGTGACGTATGTGGTAAAGCATTCAAGTTTAAGCCATCTTTTGAACGTCATGTACTTGAGCATCAGGGAATTATAGAACCACCTGTACAATGTGATATTTGCGGAGAATGGTCAAAAAATAAACACGTCCACCGATTACACCAGTTCAAACACAATAATACCGACGCAGACTGTAAGTATTGTGGACGCAAATGTCGCTCACGCACCGCCTTAAGAGGTCATATTAATTATATGCACAAGAAGAAATACGATTTACAATGCAGCTTTTGCGACAAAACTTTTAAAGAGAGCAGAAACCTTGAA gaGCACATGGCTACACACACGGGAGCGCAATTGTACTCTTGTCCACACTGCTCAAAGGAATGCCGCTCAAAATCTAATATGTACGTTCATATAAAACGTATGCATGCAAACGAATGGATCCAATCCAAAATGGCGCGTTCAAATGATCCAAATTTGAAGGCAACTCAAAACAACGTAAGCTGA
- the LOC120775169 gene encoding transcription factor grauzone-like isoform X2 — MGMICRLCLQNLTQENAIYLFESPHTESKLIKLITKYFHLEVAQDDPISTSLCEDCGDHLEEFHKFWIFVDLKQSSLGSEFLDVKCNKVEDVTPVLIDVTGENIDNQEEILLDLKDISVSHDMNIFDLATTSESINVKPDIKFDLDEECGNVVAEDDWRNDNESIEDDIPLINLKEKIETISKSTKSNVTSYARVKKIKRKLKNVDFRPVKNVLRKEASKLNNEIIGNFMLLNCDICGLCVETYNDLRLHFTQIHKSTAFVKCCGKTFQKPSLLAEHVQWHTNPSKFKCEDCGKQLKSSKCLASHIKIIHSKKEVNHETVCCHICSKVFRGQKCLDNHIRKHEDSRVYNCEICTKSFGTPQRLRKHKEAIHEDLHRHICDVCGKAFKFKPSFERHVLEHQGIIEPPVQCDICGEWSKNKHVHRLHQFKHNNTDAD, encoded by the exons ATGGGAATGATTTGTCGATTGTGCTTGCAAAATTTAACTCAGGAAAATGcgatatatttatttgagtcTCCTCATACGGaatctaaattaattaaacttataACAAAGTACTTCCACTTGGAG GTAGCGCAAGATGATCCGATATCGACTTCATTGTGTGAAGATTGTGGTgatcatttggaagaattccataagtTTTGGATATTTGTGGATTTAAAACAGAGCTCGTTGGGCAGTGAGTTCCTTGACGTAAAATGTAACAAAGTAGAGGATGTTACACCGGTATTAATCGATGTTACGGGAGAAAATATTGATAATCAAGAAGAAATACTCTTGGATTTGAAGGATATATCTGTCTCACATGACATGAACATCTTCGATTTAGCAACGACCTCCGAAAGTATAAATGTTAAGCCAGACATCAAATTTGATTTAGACGAGGAATGTGGAAATGTCGTAGCAGAAGATGATTGGAGAAATGACAACGAGTCGATTGAAG atGATATTCCATTGAtaaatttgaaggaaaaaattgaaACTATTTCAAAGTCCACAAAAAGCAATGTAACAAGTTATGCTCGTGTTAAGAAAATCAAACGGAAACTTAAAAACGTGGATTTCCGTCCAGTAAAAAACGTATTGAGGAAAGAAGCTTCGAaactaaataatgaaattattggTAATTTTATGTTGCTGAACTGTGATATATGCGGTTTATGTGTTGAGACCTATAATGATCTCCGTTTACATTTCACACAAATCCATAAAAGCACAGCGTTTGTAAAGTGTTGTGGTAAAACATTCCAGAAACCAAGTTTGCTAGCAGAGCACGTTCAGTGGCATACAAACCCCAGTAAATTTAA ATGTGAAGATTGCGGGAAACAATTGAAGTCAAGTAAATGTTTGGCAAGCcacattaaaataattcattCTAAAAAGGAAGTTAATCACGAAACTGTTTGCTGTCATATTTGTTCTAAAGTATTTCGCGGGCAAAAATGTCTCGACAATCATATACGAAAACATGAAGACAGTAGAGTATATAACTGCGAAATATGCACGAAaag CTTTGGAACACCACAACGCTTGCGCAAACACAAAGAGGCCATACACGAGGATCTTCATCGGCACATATGTGACGTATGTGGTAAAGCATTCAAGTTTAAGCCATCTTTTGAACGTCATGTACTTGAGCATCAGGGAATTATAGAACCACCTGTACAATGTGATATTTGCGGAGAATGGTCAAAAAATAAACACGTCCACCGATTACACCAGTTCAAACACAATAATACCGACGCAGACT ga
- the LOC120774215 gene encoding uncharacterized protein LOC120774215 encodes MATIMLKRQRCEDFDTFVPQTKKLISDKIVEQRDQNKMNKIHQKTINLLFKAARVQKPLEQAQSETAAEVEVPLWQQVVLRGNGEISSKNVTDLIVDLSLESRKSKCCHREAYIRSDCCNCSQALCEFCGHSCAECGIFLCDSCVSLFGCGNVERPICEKCSLFQNL; translated from the exons ATGGCCACAATCATGTTAAAGCGTCAGCGTTGTGAAGATTTCGACACATTTGTGCCACAAACTAAAAAGCTTATTAGTGACAAAATTGTAGAGCAGCGCgatcaaaataaaatgaataaaattcatC AAAAAACCATCAACTTATTATTCAAAGCTGCACGTGTACAAAAACCATTAGAACAGGCCCAATCAGAGACGGCTGCGGAGGTGGAAGTACCACTATGGCAGCAGGTTGTTTTACGTGGTAATGGTGAAATATCATCAAAAAATGTTACAGATCTTATAGTTGATCTCTCTTTGGAGAGTCGCAAATCAAAATGCTGTCACCGTGAAGCTTACATACGTAGCGATTGTTGTAATTGTTCACAAGCGCTGTGCGAATTTTGTGGACACTCATGTGCAGAATGTGGTATATTTCTATGCGACAGTTGCGTTTCCCTATT TGGTTGCGGTAATGTTGAACGGCCAATATGTGAAAAGTgttctttatttcaaaatttataa
- the LOC120775171 gene encoding uncharacterized protein LOC120775171, which translates to MALQLNRDDTINLIRIYEQYECLWNCRKESYRNSGLKEKAWEEIANYFDTDVHELKKKIKYLRTAYVAELRKLEEWKRKAPNSTEIYQPKLYYYKDFNYLNSTIIMRKREFIEDDEDNDDEISLKKEGSYDELSNDNCERLQEREAVWEKCTVEDYLDEDLQQQEPKKLRLASHPCTNSSTSAKISVFSTKDNQHKRCSNEPLGTDDMYLAFGTSIGLQLRHLKPVNAAKAMAKIQGILTDLAISEI; encoded by the exons atggcTTTACAATTGAATCGTGATGATACTATTAATTTGATACGAATTTATGAACAGTATGAATGCCTTTGGAATTGCAGAAAGGAATCGTACAGAAATTCTGGTTTAAAAGAGAAAGCATGGGAAGAGATTGCAAACTACTTCGATACAGATGTACAcgagttgaaaaaaaagattaagtATCTCCGCACAGCATATGTAGCCGAACTTAGAAAACTGGAAGAATGGAAAAGAAAAGCTCCAAATTCAACTGAAATATATCAGCctaaattgtattattataaggatttcaattatttaaatagtACAATAATAATGAGAAAAAGAGAGTTTATTGAAGATGACGAGGATAACGATGATGAAATAAGTCTAAAAAAGGAAGGCTCATACGATGag tTAAGTAACGATAACTGCGAACGTCTACAAGAGAGAGAAGCAGTTTGGGAAAAATGTACTGTCGAAGATTATCTAGACGAGGACTTACAACAGCAAGAacctaaaaaattaagattgGCGTCTCATCCATGTACCAATTCGTCAACTTCTGCAAAGATTTCTGTATTCAGTACGAAAGATAATCAACATAAACGTTGCTCTAACGAGCCATTGGGAACAGATGATATGTATTTAGCTTTTGGAACTAGCATAGGTTTACAACTGAGACATCTGAAACCTGTTAATGCAGCTAAAGCTATGGCAAAAATACAGGGAATTCTTACTGATCTTGCTATTTCAGAAATCTAA
- the LOC120774380 gene encoding probable G-protein coupled receptor Mth-like 1 → MHRMQVTNVRRNIFIFLILYSSLHHGKLTNATNDIDKKPIEAESLTDSVVPNANPTLNDGVPTVTTAIPGIPPPQVNLNKCCRYNEHMDMNKTCVMGNSKLWVPLIYRIFQKRYHSPQGGKPKFMTFQENVRPIVYVDHNNSREDVSMVNDTKETKRSCTEEELELFSAGGNWLIFSNGSLFLGERKQFIEPQRYCVDRNVALVCFPKEQNTQQRIKIRKCCGWNAIYDATNETCIFPTSNDGISTPELPLNKSLYETIYGFPTCHHKVVPYAIAGDWNENQMDDEDGSLKLPHKNISSGDYCLEHFREKGVIIAVKIFTCLHHFSTEAPANAIAAVRSTTSNMVQAAALNIGIVISVVFLAATLIAGYMMPSVHHMLHWRCQIYYVFCLFVGDSILAYTQLSHSLENGSFTCLLLASTMHFFFLSAFFWLNTMCFNIWWTFRDFRPSSLERNQELLRLRLYSAYAWGVPLLISAIAFTVDHLPETQLLQPGFGERSCWFSGEHLSIFAYFFGPIGLLLCANIVLFISTTHQLTCGLWKRDDVKSTTEKTALGKVCLKLVVVMGVTWIADVISWLVGGPHSAWFFTDMINALQGVFIFIVVGCQPQVWAACKRFCCPRSRQEITNTTNGVQHSSSSQGLPSVGGYAGGEITQNTSVNTTSIGGSQQTQTKVPMETVC, encoded by the coding sequence ATGCATAGAATGCAAGTAACAAACGTTAGaagaaatatctttattttcCTTATTCTGTATTCATCGCTGCATCATGGAAAACTgacaaatgcaacaaatgaTATTGATAAAAAACCCATTGAAGCGGAATCTTTAACCGACAGCGTAGTACCCAATGCAAATCCGACGTTAAATGATGGGGTACCGACTGTGACAACAGCAATTCCGGGGATACCTCCGCCACAAGTGAACCTTAATAAGTGCTGTCGGTACAATGAACACATGGATATGAATAAAACTTGTGTAATGGGCAATTCCAAGTTGTGGGTGCCTTTGATATAtcgtatttttcaaaaaagatatCATAGTCCTCAAGGTGGAAAGCCAAAATTTATGACATTTCAGGAAAATGTACGTCCAATTGTATATGTGGATCATAATAACTCCAGGGAGGATGTATCGATGGTGAATGATACAAAAGAAACAAAACGAAGTTGCACTGAAGAAGAATTGGAACTTTTCTCGGCTGGTGGAAATTGGTTAATATTTTCTAATGGTTCATTATTTTTGGGTGAGAGGAAACAATTTATCGAACCCCAGCGATATTGTGTTGATAGAAATGTCGCACTAGTCTGCTTTCCTAAAGAGCAGAATACTCAGCAACGAATAAAGATAAGGAAATGCTGCGGTTGGAATGCAATTTACGATGCTACAAATGAAACTTGCATATTTCCCACCAGTAATGATGGTATTAGTACACCTGAATTGCCTTTAAATAAAAGCTTGTACGAGACAATATACGGGTTTCCCACATGCCATCATAAAGTTGTACCATATGCCATTGCGGGCGATTGGAACGAAAACCAAATGGATGACGAAGATGGAAGTCTAAAATTGCCTCATAAAAACATATCTTCTGGTGATTATTGCCTTGAACATTTTCGCGAAAAGGGCGTAATTATTGCAGTTAAAATATTCACATGCCTTCATCACTTTTCTACCGAAGCACCTGCTAATGCTATAGCGGCTGTTCGTAGCACTACTAGTAATATGGTGCAAGCAGCTGCTCTTAACATTGGAATTGTTATTTCAGTAGTTTTTCTTGCTGCTACGTTGATAGCTGGCTATATGATGCCCTCAGTTCATCATATGCTTCATTGGCGTTGCCAGATTTACTACGTTTTCTGCTTATTTGTTGGAGATTCAATACTCGCCTACACACAATTATCCCACTCATTGGAAAATGGTTCATTCACCTGCCTTTTGCTTGCTAGCACAATGCATTTCTTCTTTCTATCTGCTTTCTTTTGGCTGAATACAATGTGTTTCAATATTTGGTGGACTTTTCGCGACTTTAGACCAAGTTCTCTTGAACGCAATCAAGAACTGCTACGCTTACGACTATATTCGGCGTATGCTTGGGGCGTGCCCTTATTGATAAGCGCAATTGCTTTTACAGTAGATCATTTGCCAGAGACACAGTTATTACAACCAGGATTTGGAGAACGTAGTTGTTGGTTTAGCGGCGAgcatttatcaatttttgcatACTTCTTCGGCCCAATTGGACTTTTGCTGTGTGCTAACATTGTACTTTTCATATCCACTACTCATCAATTAACATGCGGCTTGTGGAAGCGAGACGATGTCAAATCGACTACTGAAAAAACCGCACTGGGGAAAGTATGTTTAAAACTAGTCGTGGTAATGGGCGTTACCTGGATAGCCGACGTAATATCATGGTTAGTTGGAGGACCCCATTCTGCGTGGTTTTTCACCGACATGATAAACGCTCTGCAAGgagtgtttatttttattgtggtTGGTTGCCAACCACAAGTTTGGGCCGCTTGTAAGCGTTTTTGCTGTCCCCGTTCGCGACAAGAGATTACGAACACAACGAATGGCGTACAGCATTCAAGTTCTTCACAAGGCCTACCATCGGTCGGAGGATATGCAGGTGGTGAAATTACACAGAATACATCAGTAAATACCACGTCTATAGGGGGTAGCCAGCAGACGCAAACAAAAGTACCGATGGAAACAGTATGTTAA